In Ahaetulla prasina isolate Xishuangbanna chromosome 6, ASM2864084v1, whole genome shotgun sequence, a single window of DNA contains:
- the PAQR9 gene encoding membrane progestin receptor epsilon — MNDAGEKRGGGGRRGRGGGRRGGGGCHRRGCSSEAQILCNSSRRRKSSFAAMSLHHNPSSGCCRFSGQQAGGQHLSEAGGDGQRRHHQRQQQQPEKRRAMPAGGGGEGQAPPRVAPPQPSPHPGRPLLSASLPSAQPSVGTLRWDEVPDDFVECFILSGYRRLHCSAQECLASVLQPTNETLNFWTHFIPLLLFVGKFCRLLVLREAGDLPFHHPALLPLWCYASGVLLTFAMSCTAHVFSCLSLRLRAAFFYLDYASISYYGFASTVAYYYYLLPKLSLLEPRMLSRYLQQRLGWHVDCSAPIAAYSALVLPVAFALAVACTVACCKSRSEWCAYPFAIRTFVFVMPLSMACPIMLESLFFDLQDHNPTLFLHFYRRYFWLLVAAFFNVSKIPERIHPGLFDIIGHSHQLFHIFTFLSIYDQMFYVEEGLRHFLQSPPPTSPTFAGTIGYMLGLILCLALVIRRFLNGQTVCKQE, encoded by the coding sequence ATGAATGATGCAGGAGAAAAAAGAGGCGGCggtggaagaagaggaagaggaggaggaagaagagggggaggcgGCTGCCACCGCCGCGGCTGCTCCTCTGAAGCACAAATCCTCTGCAACTCTTCCAGGAGGAGGAAAAGCAGCTTTGCCGCTATGAGCTTACATCACAATCCCAGCTCTGGCTGCTGCCGCTTTTCTGGGCAGCAAGCAGGCGGGCAGCATCTCAGCGAGGCCGGCGGGGACGGCCAGCGGCGACATCatcagcggcagcagcagcagcccgagAAGCGGAGGGCGATGCCCGCGGGCGGAGGCGGCGAAGGCCAGGCGCCCCCTAGGGTTGCCCCGCCGCAGCCGTCCCCTCATCCCGGACGGCCTCTGCTCTCTGCTTCCCTGCCCTCGGCCCAGCCCTCCGTTGGGACGCTGCGTTGGGACGAGGTGCCCGATGACTTCGTGGAATGCTTCATCCTGTCGGGCTATCGGCGGCTGCACTGCTCGGCGCAGGAATGCCTGGCCTCGGTGCTGCAGCCCACCAACGAGACGCTCAACTTCTGGACCCACTTCATCCCGCTGCTGCTTTTCGTCGGCAAATTCTGCCGTCTGCTGGTGTTGCGCGAAGCCGGCGACCTGCCTTTCCATCACCCGGCGCTGCTGCCGCTGTGGTGCTACGCCTCGGGCGTCCTGCTCACCTTTGCCATGAGCTGCACGgcccatgtgttcagctgcctcTCGCTACGCCTGCGTGCCGCCTTCTTCTACCTGGACTACGCCTCCATCAGCTACTACGGCTTCGCCAGCACGGTGGCTTATTACTACTACCTGCTGCCCAAGCTGAGCTTGCTGGAGCCGCGCATGCTCAGTCGCTACCTGCAGCAGCGCCTGGGCTGGCACGTGGACTGCAGCGCGCCCATCGCCGCCTACAGCGCGCTGGTGCTGCCGGTCGCCTTCGCTCTGGCCGTGGCCTGCACCGTGGCCTGCTGCAAGAGCCGCTCCGAGTGGTGCGCCTACCCCTTCGCCATCCGCACCTTCGTCTTCGTCATGCCGCTCAGCATGGCCTGCCCCATCATGCTGGAAAGCCTCTTCTTCGACCTGCAGGACCACAACCCCACCCTCTTCCTGCACTTCTACCGCCGCTACTTCTGGCTGCTGGTGGCTGCTTTCTTCAACGTCAGTAAGATCCCCGAGCGGATCCACCCGGGCCTCTTCGACATCATCGGCCACAGCCACCAGCTTTTCCACATCTTCACGTTCCTTAGCATCTACGACCAGATGTTCTACGTGGAGGAGGGGTTGCGGCACTTTCTTCAAAGCCCCCCGCCCACCTCGCCTACGTTTGCGGGCACCATCGGCTACATGCTGGGCTTGATACTGTGCCTTGCCCTGGTCATCCGGAGATTTTTAAATGGTCAAACAGTCTGCAAACAGGAATGA